The DNA window tcaaaataaaaatgtacaagcAACTAAAAAATGCCTGTTGTAGACTTCTGACCTGTGTGTGGCAGTAATGAGTGATTTACATTGGAGGTGCTAAACAGGTTAATTTTTTTCCGGGTGCAAGTATGTTTTTTATTTAGACCTTTTGTTGGAAGTACATAGCAGTTGTAATGGGAGTAAATGAAGATAGTTGCTCAACGAAACTTCATATTTGGTGATaaacaaacatatatatatatatatatatatatattttttttttaagtttgttGAATCAGAGCTTTCTGAGCATTTTATAACGCACAGATACTTGTTCAGGTAtggataaatgtaaccactctcagcaACATAGGCATATAGCTATGGACTGACCATCTATGATATCAAAATTAGTTTTGAGGCTAAacagtgttttttattttatttttttattttttacagttaCTTTGTTTAACAACATCCACTTTGTTCAGGTGTTTTAAAAGACACTGAAAAACATATGGGTTGTTTTCAGCAGGCACAAAAAAAGGTTTTGAAAATGAGTCGATACACGCATTTTGATTTCGTCTGTCCAAACCAGACGCGAAAAGGACATGCTGGTTAAAATATGAGCCTGAACCAATTCATTTGGGTGCAGGTTCGAACTACACATGAAACGTTAATGGACATTTAGCCAACTAGCTGTTGCTAACTAGTTTAACCTGGGGGTTGGACATTGGtatgttattttacctgaaatgcaaatGGTCATTTTCTGATTCTTTTACGCAACGCGACTGTTCTTCAGTCCATGTTATTGTACATTTAGATAGGTTACCTCCTAAGTTTCAAAATGTTTGTTCCTTTCCTGCCTCCTGAACACATCCCAGGATGTACTATTTCAGAAGAActacgtacagtgccttcagaaagtattcacaccccttgacttgttccacattttgttgttacagcctgagtttTAAATTGAGACTTTGTATCACTGGTCTACAAAAcattatcccataatgtcaaagttgaaTTATGTGAGTCAtgaagtattcaacccctttgttatagcaagcctaaattagCTTAGgaataaacatttgcttaacaagtcacaagaagttgcatggactcactctgtgtgcaataatagcgtttaaaattatttttgaatgactacctcatctctataccccacacatacaattatctgtaaggtcccttattcgagcagtgaatttcacagattcaaccacaaagaccagggaggttttccgatgccttgcaaagaagggcacctatttgtaaaaaataaattaaaagcagacattgaatattcctttgagcatggtgaaattattaattactatttggatggtgtatcaatagacccagtcacttcaaagatacaggtgatatttttttaatattttttttaaccattaatgtttaatggctgtgataggagagaactgaggatggatcaacattgtagttattccacaatacaacctaattgacagagtgaaaagaaggaagcctgtacagaatacaaatattccaaaacatgcatcctgtttgcaacaaggcaataaagtaatattgcaaaagaaatgtgacaaagaaatgtactttatgtcctgaatagaaaGTCTTATGtttggtactcagtgatgtgttgtatttccccaatcttcatattttcaagaatggtggtggctgcatcatgttatgggtatgcttgtcatcggcaaggactagggagttttttttttgGTATGAAACTGCgcgaagcacaggcaaaatcctataggaaaacctggttgtctgctttccaacaaacattgggagacattcacctttcagcaggacaataacctaaaacccaaCGTCAAAGATGCACGGCATCTCGGTGAAAGAGGCATCacaacagtccctggttcaaatccaggctgtatcacatccggctgtgattgggagtaccattgggcggcgcacaattggcaaagggtcgtccggggtaggccgtcattgtaaataagaatttgttcttaacctttatttaactaggcaagccagttaacttttttattttatttatttttttaaccaagatgacattgaatgttgctgagtggcctagttacactttttgacttaaatcggcttaaagctatggcaagacttaaactGCTGTCTAGCAATCATCAACAAACTTGACAGAACAAAGAAGTATAATaatttgcaaatattgtacaatccaggtgtggaaagctcttagacttacccagaaagactcgcagctgtaatcactgccaaaggtggctctaacatgtattgactcagggggttgaatacttatctaatcaagatagtgTATGTGTAGATGTTTGACAACCATTTTCATCTcaccttgtaacacaacaaaatgtggaagaagtcaaaggATGTGACTCctcctttctgaaggcactgtagaacaGCTTGTTCAAGGATAGAGTTGCACGCACCATGGGATTACACCATGTGATGGCGCTATTGTATAATGTTTCGCATAGAGAAGATAGAAGGAAGGTTGGCCTCCCAAAGTGAAATCCACGACCCTAGCAGGACCTGAGAAGAttgacttgtttttgtatttactAAACGTGAAGCTCTTCAAAGTCTCATCAAAATTTGATAATTGTGACTcatcaaaaaaatgtaatttcataAACTAATTGAAAAGGTTGTGTTATAACTCCTATTCAAAATGCTGCGTGTTGATACTTCCTACGAAGTGAATTCCTCTTGACGCTGGCATGGCATGGGTAACAGTTTCTGTGTTCAATGCTGAAGATTGACACACTGCTTTCTCTCATTGACGccggttgttgttgttgacttttGGGCCTGTTAGGACACAGCAGGACAGGAGAGGTTCCGGACCCTGACGCCCAGCTACTACCGTGGTGCACAGGGAGTCATACTGGGTGAGTGTTTGTTTGACCAACAGTGGTTAACACATAGTATCACGTCTGGAGCCGTATGTACCAAgcatgctgatctaggatcaggttcctcCTGTCCATACAATCTTCTACATGATGATGTAAAATGACAAAGCAGTCATACTCTGAGAAGCCCTTGGTCTCCCAAAAATGAGGTGCCTATTTCAAATACTCAGTTCAACTCACATTCTCAATTCTGAACCTCTAGTACTGTGGACCTCCACACTATGAtttcagtaccccccccccttgcGCGCTTGTATAACACCTTTTAATTGTAGATATGGACGAGGTACAGACACTTAATCTCCTCTCTTTTGCTGTTAGTGTACGATGTCACTAAACGGGACACGTTCACGAGGCTGGAGAACTGGCTGAACGAACTGGAGACGTACTGCACACGGAACGACCTCGTCAAAATGCTGGTTGGGAACAAGATTGATAAGGAGGTGGGTGTCCCAGTGCATCGTGGGTCCACTACCTGTCTGGCATGAATCTGTTTTTGAGCTGTGCTTCTCTTATATTGTCACCTAGCTGCCATTGTTGTCTCCAGTGTTGAATGGAACAAATTAAAGTCGTATCACTTAGCAATGTTTTGTGTTGCTGGTATTGTACCTGATGCTGTTACAAATTCCACAGGCTTTAACACCTGTTAATGTGAACCCGTTGTTGAATTTGAcagttcagttttttttgtttcaGGAAAACCGTGTAGTTGACCGAAATGAAGGCCTTAAGTTCGCAAGGAAACACTCCATGCTTTTTATTGgtaagttctttggtctttgtaAAATAGCTGGGCGTCTGAGTATAAGAACCCGGATACTCAAGTTAATGGGGTCTACTACATAAAGATCTCTTTCACCGTTTGGTGAGTAAATACCAGTTGGACACTAGCTTTTACAACAGTGTGCAGACTCTTGAATTTGAGCACAGATGTCATCCTGTAACTCTCCTTTTGACATTCCTAATCTCCACTGTCAGCACAACACTGAAGGATGCAGCCCTTCCAGGAGAATTGCATTACGATCGCAAATCTGCAGTCAATCATCTATCAAACCCATGTCTACTTATGTTTCTATTTCCCAGCTCCATTCGCCTCCTGAAATTAGGTTATAGCATTTCTGAAGactttccattttagaatgactAAATTAAAGGTTTTGGAAAAGGTTTATGGAAAAGGGTaatgtttttgtttctatgtGCCGTGTAGGCTACAcagtgccctgtgtgtgtgtatatatattacttTTTCTTGATGCGAACGTTCATATTTTATGAACGCTGAATGTGTATGTCTACACATGTCAATCTAAATTACCCAAATCAAGATCATCATCATATGTCGGAAAATCAAGATTAAAGATATCTCCTTAGAAAATGACCTTAATGTATGGACTGGGTGAATCAGACATCACTCTGGGAGGGGGAAGAAATCCATTCCAGTCCGACGTTGTAACTTGTCATGCACACATTTTGTCGTATTAAAAATCAGCTACTGGGACTTAAACTGAAATAGTCTGAAAACGTATACCCGCTGTAACTTTTGCTCCCATTTTATCCGAAACGGACCTAAAATAGTTTTGAAGTGAGTTTTTGTTGATGCATCCCCCTAACACTAATGTGCTCTTCAACCCTGGCAGAGGCCAGTGCTAAAACGCGGGATGGTGTCCAGTGTGCCTTCGAGGAGCTGGTGGAGAAGATTCTCCAGACTCCAGGGCTTTGGGAAAGCAACGCCCAGCCCCGGGGCGTCCAGCTGGGGGACCAGGAGCAGCGCGGGGCTGGAGGCTGTGGAGGATATTGCTCCGTACTGTAAACCGGAACCATCCCATACGGCATATTGGAAACCAGAACCTGAGAAGGATATTAAGAGTCCGttaatatactgtgtgtgtttatatactgaGACACGACAAGGGTTCATCTGCACCTTCCGAGGTCTCGGTAGAAAGGGACTTTGCGGTTTGCACTCTTCCTGTACCGCCAGTCAGTTGTCACAGTGCATTACGTTGTGTTGAAAACAACACAGTTGATATTCATCATGTATAAAATATCATGCTAAAGGAGGTACATTTGTTTTATCTATCAAGTTTGTTGTTAACCACACCAAGTCACATATACGTCTTGTCGAACACATCATGGTGAAATGGAAAATGTCTTCTCTACAAAATAATAGTTAATACCTTCTGCTACACGTTTATGCAATACATCATGAATATGATCAATACATCATGTCAAATACCTACCAAGTTATACCGCAAATACCTTCGCTATTTATGTCAAGTTTTCTACTTGATGAGTAGATCTGCATGCCTTAACTATGGTTACCGTAGGACCAATAGATGAAGGGAGACTCCTTCCATGTGGGGTGGGGCTTCAGACCTTCCACGCGCCTTCACTTTGTCCTAGCTAGTGTTTGTAGGCCTATAACCCCCCCATAAGCAATTCGTAACAGCTGACATAGGCATTCATCACCACGCATTGTGTGTCTAGTCATAGACATTTAACATGGATGTTGTGTGAACGCTTCACAGTTGGTTTTACCAACGTATCCCACTGGTTGACAACaattgtaatttattttttatttttatcccctTCCATTTTATTTACTTGGTAATTTCTC is part of the Salmo trutta chromosome 31, fSalTru1.1, whole genome shotgun sequence genome and encodes:
- the LOC115170143 gene encoding ras-related protein Rab-18-B, which encodes MDDDVLTTLKILIIGESGVGKSSLLLRFTDDTFDPELAATIGVDFKVKTIAVDGNSAKLAIWDTAGQERFRTLTPSYYRGAQGVILVYDVTKRDTFTRLENWLNELETYCTRNDLVKMLVGNKIDKEENRVVDRNEGLKFARKHSMLFIEASAKTRDGVQCAFEELVEKILQTPGLWESNAQPRGVQLGDQEQRGAGGCGGYCSVL